In the genome of Vicia villosa cultivar HV-30 ecotype Madison, WI linkage group LG7, Vvil1.0, whole genome shotgun sequence, one region contains:
- the LOC131616372 gene encoding small ribosomal subunit protein eS8, whose product MGISRDSMHKRRETGGKKKAWRKKRKYELGRQSANTKLSSNKTIRRIRVRGGNVKWRALRLDTGNFSWPSETVTRKTRLLDVVYNASNNELVRTQTLVKSAIVQVDAAPFKQWYLQHYGVEIGRKKKTAGKKDSEEAEAVTEEVKKSAHVQRKLEQRQKDRQLDPHIEEQFGGGRLLACISSRPGQCGRADGYILEGRELEFYMKKLQKKKGKGAA is encoded by the exons ATGG GTATTTCCAGGGATTCTATGCACAAGAGGCGTGAGACTGGAGGAAAGAAGAAGGcatggaggaagaagagaaa GTACGAGCTTGGTCGTCAGTCAGCTAACACCAAGCTTTCAAGCAACAAGACCATCCGTAGGATCCGTGTCAGAGGTGGTAATGTTAAGTGGAGAGCCTTGAGGTTGGATACTGGAAACTTTTCCTGGCCAAGTGAGACTGTCACCCGCAAAACCCGTCTCCTCGACGTGGTTTACAATGCCTCAAACAATGAGCTTGTGCGTACTCAGACCCTTGTGAAGAGTGCCATTGTTCAGGTTGATGCTGCTCCTTTCAAGCAGTGGTACCTTCAACACTATGGTGTTGAAATTGGCAGGAAGAAGAAAACTGCTGGCAAAAAAGACTCTGAG GAGGCAGAGGCTGTTACTGAAGAAGTTAAAAAGAGTGCCCATGTGCAACGTAAACTGGAGCAACGCCAGAAGGATCGTCAGCTTGACCCACACATTGAAGAGCAATTTGGAGGTGGAAGATTGCTGGCATGCATTTCATCCCGACCTGGACAATGTGGCAGAGCTGATGG CTACATTTTGGAAGGTAGAGAGTTGGAATTTTACATGAAGAAGCTCCAGAAGAAGAAGGGCAAGGGTGCTGCTTGA
- the LOC131616371 gene encoding probable xyloglucan glycosyltransferase 6 produces MSRAPNYEFQEWWNKQREKENLDLFEDKSDQSSSPFIAVDVSGSGGGGGNNNNNNNNNNRSDPSVRKERTRSARQLSWVCLLKFQQIASTVGFLSNGLIYLVRTANRRIVSRDSPADSSSRLYRAIRVFLIVVIALLGFELVAYFKGWHFRPPVGSADVLGLVGVFYARWIDVRANYLAPPLQLLTNMCILLFIVQSVDRIVLILGCFWIKFRRIRPVASVDYDKNVERVEDYPMVLVQIPMCNEREVYHQSIAAVSILDWPKERLLVQVLDDSDEVDIQNLIKAEVHKWQQRGVRIIYRHRLIRTGYKAGNLKSAMGCDYVKDYEFVAIFDADFQPTPDFLKKTVPYFKGRDDLALVQARWAFVNKDENLLTRLQNINLSFHFEVEQQVNGIFINFFGFNGTAGVWRIKALEESGGWLERTTVEDMDIAVRAHLCGWKFIFLNDVKCLCELPETYEAYKKQQHRWHSGPMQLFRLCFVDVLRSKVSWAKKANLIFLFFLLRKLILPFYSFTLFCIILPLTMFLPEAELPAWVVCYIPGVMSILGVLPAPRSFPFIVPYLLFENTMSVTKFNAMISGLFRFGSSYEWVVTKKLGRSSETDLVAFEKESEPLMRSHSLHRSSSDSGIEELSKLELSKLAPKTKKNRLYRKELALAFILLTASVRSLLSAQGIHFYFLLFQGISFLVVGLDLIGEQVS; encoded by the exons atgtCTCGTGCTCCGAATTACGAGTTTCAGGAATGGTGGAACAaacagagagaaaaagaaaatctcGATCTATTCGAAGATAAATCCGATCAATCCTCTTCTCCTTTCATCGCCGTCGATGTCTCCGGCAGTGGCGGCGGTGgaggaaacaacaacaacaacaacaacaacaacaaccggtCAGATCCGTCGGTGAGAAAAGAGCGTACGCGAAGCGCGCGGCAGTTATCATGGGTTTGTttgttaaagtttcaacaaaTTGCTTCAACCGTTGGGTTTCTATCCAACGGTTTAATCTACCTAGTCCGAACGGCGAATCGGCGGATTGTTTCGCGCGATTCGCCGGCGGATTCGTCGTCGCGGCTTTATAGAGCAATCAGGGTGTTTTTGATTGTTGTGATTGCGTTGTTAGGGTTTGAGCTGGTTGCTTATTTTAAAGGCTGGCATTTTCGGCCGCCGGTTGGGTCGGCGGATGTGTTGGGATTGGTTGGGGTGTTTTACGCGAGGTGGATTGATGTTCGGGCGAATTATTTGGCGCCGCCGTTGCAGTTGTTGACGAATATGTGtattttgttgttcattgtgCAGTCGGTGGATAGGATTGTTTTGATTTTGGGGTGTTTTTGGATCAAGTTCAGGAGGATTAGACCTGTTGCTAGTGTGGATTATGATAAGAATGTTGAGAGAGTTGAGGATTATCCAATGGTTTTGGTTCAGATTCCTATGTGCAATGAGAGGGAG GTTTACCATCAATCCATTGCAGCGGTTAGTATCCTGGATTGGCCAAAGGAGAGATTGCTTGTACAAGTTCTTGATGATTCGGATGAAGTGGATATTCAAAACCTCATCAAGGCAGAAGTGCATAAATGGCAACAAAGGGGCGTTCGGATTATATATAGACATAGGCTTATACGCACAGGATACAAGGCGGGGAATCTTAAATCTGCAATGGGTTGTGATTATGTTAAGGATTATGAGTTTGTGGCAATATTTGATGCTGATTTCCAGCCTACACCAGATTTCTTGAAGAAGACggtaccttatttcaag GGAAGGGATGATTTGGCATTAGTTCAGGCAAGATGGGCATTTGTAAACAAGGACGAGAACTTGCTTACAAGATTACAGAATATCAATTTATCTTTCCACTTTGAGGTTGAACAACAGGTGAATGGTATCTTCATTAACTTCTTTGGTTTCAATGGAACTGCTGGTGTCTGGAGAATAAAAGCCCTAGAGGAGAGTGGTGGCTGGTTAGAGCGAACAACTGTCGAAGACATGGACATTGCTGTTCGTGCACATCTCTGTGGATGGAAGTTTATTTTTCTCAATGATGTTAAG TGCCTCTGTGAGCTTCCAGAGACATATGAGGCCTATAAGAAACAACAGCACCGCTGGCATTCTGGTCCAATGCAATTGTTTCGATTGTGTTTTGTTGATGTACTTCGTTCAAAG GTTAGTTGGGCAAAAAAGGCCAATTTGATATTCCTTTTCTTCCTCCTGAGGAAGCTTATTCTGCCATTTTATTCTTTCACCCTCTTCTGCATCATTCTTCCATTGACCATGTTCCTTCCAGAAGCTGAGCTTCCAGCCTGGGTTGTTTGTTACATTCCTGGAGTCATGTCTATCCTAGGTGTTCTTCCAGCTCCACGGTCATTTCCATTTATAGTACCATATCTTCTATTCGAGAACACTATGTCAGTGACCAAATTTAATGCAATGATATCTGGATTGTTTCGGTTCGGAAGTTCTTACGAATGGGTGGTTACCAAAAAGTTGGGACGGTCATCGGAGACAGATTTGGTTGCCTTCGAAAAGGAATCGGAACCTCTAATGCGGTCGCATAGCCTTCACCGTTCTTCCTCAGATTCAGGCATCGAAGAACTAAGCAAACTTGAACTCTCAAAGTTAGCTCCAAAGACCAAGAAAAACCGTCTCTACAGGAAAGAACTTGCTCTTGCGTTTATTTTGTTAACTGCCTCAGTTAGAAGCTTACTATCTGCTCAAGGAATTCACTTCTACTTCCTATTATTTCAAGGGATAAGTTTTCTGGTTGTTGGTCTTGATTTAATCGGAGAGCAGGTTAGTTGA